From a region of the Thiorhodovibrio winogradskyi genome:
- a CDS encoding GAF domain-containing protein: MSEQPLQGFIDECEREQLHLTRFVQPFGLLLAGAAGDARIRHLSNNSIAWLGRQPDALLGLPLTDLFPEFPPGATDSDQAVRWMYPNPDKQLFPALCSGPAGLLDGWLSCNDNNWLLELEPALPASQHLAAYRPIPHRLFRMPSSESEWTRYCQFLADNLLEATGFERVMIYRFRDDDSGEVMTESLEPGLEPYLGLRYPASDIPKIARDLYLANSHRQIPDRRAKPVAILNATDPGGTDPDETGSHLLDLSLSDLRAASPVHLEYLKNMDVTASLSFSVVVGERLWGLIACHHRKPRELPLPLRERCVAMCQAFSMAISGFQGTRRLIELSNSEEDITRLHEAMRQADEDYAQGRETDATPALGDLLLELVSASGAALVDGDSLISFGQAPEPAAIHAQVDWLLGQSQEPIFATDHLAGLFPPARAQIDHASGLLAVRVRHFGDPGERVFLWWRPEQPQTVTWAGDPRKSALRDQGQHMLSPRASFEHWVETTTAHSEPWSNSDLLRARKFRSLLLRDINADLLAPRR; this comes from the coding sequence ATGAGCGAACAGCCCCTGCAAGGCTTCATCGATGAGTGCGAACGCGAGCAACTGCATCTGACCCGCTTTGTTCAACCCTTCGGTCTGCTGCTCGCGGGCGCCGCGGGCGATGCGCGCATCCGCCACCTCAGCAACAATTCCATCGCATGGCTTGGACGCCAACCCGACGCCCTGCTGGGCCTGCCTCTGACCGACCTCTTCCCGGAGTTTCCGCCCGGCGCCACCGACAGCGATCAAGCGGTACGTTGGATGTACCCCAATCCCGACAAACAGCTGTTCCCGGCACTCTGCAGCGGCCCGGCAGGGCTGCTCGACGGCTGGCTCTCCTGCAACGACAACAACTGGCTGCTTGAGCTTGAGCCTGCCTTGCCGGCATCCCAGCACCTCGCGGCCTACCGCCCCATTCCCCACCGCTTGTTTCGCATGCCCAGCAGCGAATCGGAATGGACACGCTACTGCCAGTTCCTGGCCGACAATCTCCTTGAAGCAACGGGCTTTGAACGGGTGATGATTTACCGCTTTCGCGACGATGATAGCGGGGAGGTCATGACCGAGAGCCTGGAACCCGGTCTGGAGCCCTACCTCGGGCTACGCTACCCGGCCTCGGATATCCCGAAGATCGCGCGCGATCTGTACCTGGCCAATTCCCACCGGCAGATTCCCGACCGTCGCGCGAAGCCGGTTGCGATTCTCAATGCAACAGATCCAGGCGGGACAGATCCCGACGAGACCGGATCGCATCTGCTCGACCTCAGCCTGTCCGACCTGCGCGCCGCTTCCCCGGTCCATCTTGAGTATCTGAAGAACATGGACGTAACCGCCTCCCTGTCATTTTCCGTCGTGGTTGGCGAGCGTCTCTGGGGCCTGATTGCCTGCCATCATCGCAAACCGCGCGAGCTTCCGCTGCCACTGCGCGAGCGCTGCGTGGCCATGTGCCAAGCCTTTTCAATGGCCATCTCCGGCTTTCAGGGCACAAGAAGACTGATCGAGTTATCCAACAGTGAAGAGGATATTACCCGCCTGCACGAGGCGATGCGCCAAGCCGATGAGGACTATGCCCAGGGTCGTGAGACGGACGCAACGCCAGCGCTTGGAGACTTGTTGCTTGAGCTGGTCAGCGCCAGCGGCGCGGCCCTGGTCGATGGTGACAGCCTGATCAGTTTCGGCCAGGCGCCGGAGCCCGCGGCCATTCATGCCCAGGTGGACTGGCTGCTGGGACAGTCACAAGAACCCATCTTCGCCACTGATCATCTCGCCGGGCTATTCCCACCCGCCCGTGCCCAGATCGACCACGCCAGTGGCCTGCTTGCCGTGCGCGTGCGACATTTCGGCGACCCAGGCGAGCGTGTCTTTCTGTGGTGGCGCCCGGAGCAGCCGCAAACTGTTACCTGGGCCGGCGACCCGCGCAAGAGCGCGCTCAGGGATCAGGGCCAGCACATGCTCTCACCGCGCGCATCCTTCGAGCACTGGGTGGAAACCACCACGGCGCATTCAGAACCCTGGTCAAACAGCGACCTGCTACGCGCGCGCAAATTCCGCAGCCTACTGCTACGCGACATTAACGCCGATCTGCTCGCGCCGCGTCGCTGA
- a CDS encoding ATP-binding protein, translating to MSDGIEAAAPLDLSVCEAEPIHLAGAIQPHGVLLALSIDGLEIAQATTSCRLHLGMEVAELLGRPLADVLGRALADLVREAAGCFRCQPTEPVSFRWKVPGVPTGEAGSFTGYVHETSTTDGQGLLVLELEPVLEQDMALGDALGEAVRGFSPVRAQGELAKKLQTAAGLFRRLTGYDRVMIYRFDELDWHGEVVAEAKTAALAPYLGLHFPASDIPAQARHLYVVNRTRVIVDANYVPSPLMASPGAPEALSLDLSLSLLRSVSPVHREYMRNLGVAASLTLSLLRDGELWGLIACHHRTPRPISLEVREIADWMAQDLSTQITLSEQNRRRRERAQLKQCREQVLQAMRQGARLHDVVRGPGRAHLLGAVDADGVALVRGREVVLGGQTPPESQVLEILERLRELRPSGMSPLFVTDYLSEHLPDMATWAGQAAGVAMFSLDPASRLTLIWFRGEHLRKITWGGDPDKAVEVSDDGRINPRKSFEQWSQTVRLRSRRWWLEQRQSALELGGLIDIELRKEVEERLRRTEIVLKAAIETIGEGFVVFDAQDCLVHCNQEYLNLYRTSAPFIKPGRGFEEILRYGLARGQYPEAVGREDDWLADRLREHHKDSSETLQQLDDERWLKVRERRTPDGYHVGIRVDVTELHQARLAAESANMAKSRFVATISHEIRTPLNGITGMAQLLARPDVSDDERIDYANTLLNSSLTLLALLNDILDLSKVEAGKFKLDAVHFKPGPFLREIHWLFAESARDKGLDYEVVWNDKPDCFYRADAHRLRQMLSNLVNNAIKFTETGFVRIEGRERLEPDSITSNSQRPLLEFSVIDSGPGIPADRLQDLFQPFSQIGGSTARLYGGTGLGLSIVKRLARLMGGEAGVESEEGQGARFWLRIPVERVSETEVPPLTGGHERGPSLVGSLPTGQARIAARAAQTGRPGDGRPGEESGMDATSQLVEERASSARRGTADTLILVVDDEPTNRKLMRALLTKLNFSVAEADNGQQCLDRLSAGLAPDLILMDCRMPELDGYQATRAIRAAEQKNAGPRVPVIALTAAAYAEDRARALAAGMDDMLAKPVLFDKLSAKLTEWLASA from the coding sequence ATGAGTGATGGTATTGAAGCGGCAGCGCCGCTCGACTTGAGTGTTTGTGAAGCAGAGCCCATTCACCTCGCGGGCGCGATTCAACCGCATGGGGTGCTTCTGGCGCTGAGCATCGATGGACTTGAAATTGCTCAAGCCACGACGAGCTGCCGGCTGCATTTGGGGATGGAAGTCGCTGAGTTGCTCGGCCGGCCTCTCGCTGATGTGCTGGGTCGGGCCTTGGCGGATTTGGTGCGCGAGGCGGCCGGGTGCTTTCGTTGCCAGCCAACCGAGCCGGTGTCTTTTCGCTGGAAGGTGCCGGGGGTGCCAACAGGCGAGGCAGGATCCTTCACCGGCTATGTGCATGAGACCTCGACCACCGATGGGCAGGGCTTGCTGGTGCTCGAACTCGAGCCTGTCCTGGAGCAGGATATGGCCTTGGGCGATGCCCTTGGCGAAGCGGTGCGTGGCTTCTCGCCCGTGCGCGCACAGGGGGAGCTTGCCAAGAAATTACAAACAGCCGCCGGGCTGTTTCGGCGATTGACCGGCTATGATCGGGTGATGATCTACCGCTTTGACGAGCTGGATTGGCATGGCGAGGTGGTGGCCGAGGCCAAGACGGCGGCGCTCGCGCCTTATCTCGGGCTGCATTTCCCCGCCTCGGACATTCCGGCGCAGGCGCGACATCTGTACGTGGTCAATCGCACCCGAGTCATTGTCGATGCCAATTATGTGCCCTCGCCACTCATGGCTAGTCCCGGGGCGCCCGAGGCGCTGTCGCTGGATCTGTCGCTGAGCCTGCTGCGCAGTGTCTCGCCGGTGCATCGGGAGTACATGCGCAACTTGGGCGTGGCCGCTTCACTGACATTGTCCTTGTTGCGCGATGGCGAACTCTGGGGCTTGATTGCCTGCCATCATCGCACCCCGCGTCCCATTTCGCTGGAGGTGCGCGAAATTGCCGACTGGATGGCGCAGGATCTCTCCACCCAGATCACTCTGAGTGAACAAAACCGCCGTCGTCGCGAGCGCGCGCAACTGAAACAGTGTCGTGAGCAGGTATTGCAGGCCATGCGCCAGGGTGCGCGTCTCCACGATGTGGTGCGCGGCCCCGGGCGGGCGCATCTGCTTGGGGCCGTGGATGCCGACGGCGTGGCACTGGTGCGTGGGCGGGAGGTGGTGCTGGGCGGGCAGACGCCGCCTGAATCCCAGGTACTGGAGATTCTGGAACGCCTGCGCGAGTTGCGCCCCAGCGGGATGTCGCCGCTGTTCGTGACCGATTACCTGAGCGAGCATCTGCCAGACATGGCCACTTGGGCTGGCCAGGCCGCGGGTGTGGCCATGTTCTCGCTCGATCCGGCCAGTCGATTGACGCTGATTTGGTTTCGCGGTGAACACTTGCGCAAAATCACCTGGGGTGGGGATCCGGACAAGGCGGTCGAAGTGAGCGACGATGGGCGCATCAATCCGCGTAAGTCATTCGAGCAATGGAGCCAGACGGTGCGCCTGCGCAGCCGCCGCTGGTGGCTGGAGCAACGTCAATCGGCGCTGGAACTCGGTGGCCTGATTGATATCGAGTTGCGCAAGGAAGTCGAGGAACGCCTGCGCCGCACCGAGATTGTCCTCAAGGCGGCGATTGAGACCATTGGCGAAGGCTTCGTGGTGTTCGACGCTCAGGACTGTCTGGTGCATTGCAACCAGGAGTATCTCAATCTCTATCGCACCTCGGCGCCCTTCATCAAACCGGGGCGCGGTTTCGAGGAAATCCTCCGCTACGGCCTCGCGCGCGGGCAGTACCCCGAGGCGGTCGGGCGGGAGGACGACTGGCTCGCGGATCGGTTGCGGGAACATCACAAGGACAGCTCCGAGACGCTGCAGCAACTCGATGATGAGCGCTGGTTGAAGGTGCGCGAGCGGCGCACGCCCGATGGCTATCATGTCGGGATTCGCGTTGATGTCACCGAGCTGCATCAGGCGCGACTGGCGGCGGAGTCGGCCAATATGGCGAAAAGTCGTTTCGTCGCGACCATTAGTCACGAAATCCGCACGCCGCTCAATGGCATCACTGGCATGGCGCAATTGCTGGCGCGCCCGGACGTCAGTGACGATGAGCGAATCGATTACGCCAACACCTTGTTGAATTCGAGCCTGACGCTGCTCGCCTTGCTCAACGATATTCTGGATCTCTCGAAGGTGGAGGCGGGCAAATTCAAGCTCGATGCCGTGCACTTCAAACCAGGCCCCTTTCTGCGCGAAATCCACTGGCTGTTCGCGGAATCGGCGCGGGATAAAGGCTTGGATTACGAGGTGGTCTGGAATGACAAGCCGGACTGTTTCTATCGCGCCGACGCCCACCGGTTGCGGCAAATGCTGTCCAATCTGGTGAATAACGCGATCAAGTTCACGGAAACCGGCTTTGTCCGCATTGAAGGGCGGGAGAGGCTGGAGCCGGATTCCATCACATCCAACAGCCAGCGCCCGCTGTTGGAATTTTCGGTCATTGACAGCGGACCGGGTATTCCGGCGGATCGGCTGCAGGACCTGTTTCAGCCGTTTTCGCAGATCGGGGGTTCCACCGCGCGGCTCTATGGCGGCACGGGTCTTGGGTTGTCCATTGTCAAGCGACTGGCCCGGCTCATGGGAGGCGAGGCGGGCGTGGAGAGCGAAGAAGGGCAGGGGGCGCGCTTCTGGCTGCGGATACCGGTGGAGCGGGTGAGTGAAACAGAAGTACCGCCACTGACGGGGGGTCATGAGCGCGGGCCGTCCTTGGTTGGGTCATTGCCGACTGGCCAAGCGCGGATCGCGGCGCGTGCGGCTCAAACAGGCCGACCCGGCGACGGCCGACCAGGTGAAGAGTCAGGGATGGACGCGACATCGCAATTAGTCGAGGAGCGCGCGTCATCGGCGAGGCGAGGCACGGCCGATACGCTAATCCTTGTGGTCGACGACGAGCCGACCAATCGCAAGCTCATGCGTGCTCTTTTAACCAAGCTGAATTTCAGTGTGGCCGAGGCCGATAATGGCCAGCAGTGTTTGGATCGGCTCAGCGCGGGCCTGGCTCCGGATCTCATTTTAATGGACTGCCGGATGCCAGAGTTGGATGGTTACCAGGCCACGCGCGCGATTCGCGCGGCGGAGCAAAAGAACGCGGGTCCGCGCGTGCCGGTGATTGCGCTCACTGCGGCCGCCTATGCGGAAGATCGCGCACGGGCTCTGGCCGCCGGCATGGACGACATGCTGGCCAAACCCGTGCTCTTCGACAAGCTGAGCGCGAAGCTGACGGAGTGGCTGGCCAGTGCTTGA
- a CDS encoding (Fe-S)-binding protein — protein sequence MSLFRQDQLPAHPTFACMPDPRVLLQLADQCVKCGYCLPACPTFRLERTEAESPRGRIALIQGWLTQDIPPSPTLFRHLNQCLECRACEAACPSLVHFGTLMDGARVLRQVQAPWWRRWPRQAVLSVLSQPRWLKLLAPLGPVARLTRHGWPLLARWPRLALLQRLGSALHTPRQTENALNIFDSRPGAAAPDPTPDPAPDPAPDPAPAPGTDDTQLGLFLGCIARGTQGPTIDAARRLLARLRIAYQEPAAQGCCGALLRHQGFAVAAEHQRARNIDAFSGLTLLGFASACVLELQANKALDAREICQFLADSPALDQAALLPLPARVLVHEPCSQRLLPGGASAVYRLLGRIPELDVQPLPGNDSCCGAAGIYLLEHPRTALALLGPKLEALRHLRPDYLVTTNSGCALHLAGGLAAAGLDIPVLHPIELLEQQLRPETHSHPKEHLISAS from the coding sequence TTGTCGCTCTTCCGTCAGGACCAACTCCCCGCGCACCCCACCTTCGCTTGCATGCCAGACCCGCGGGTACTGCTGCAGCTCGCGGATCAGTGCGTGAAATGCGGCTACTGCCTGCCAGCCTGCCCGACCTTCCGCCTGGAGCGCACCGAGGCAGAATCCCCACGCGGTCGCATTGCCTTGATTCAGGGCTGGCTGACGCAGGACATCCCACCTTCGCCAACCTTGTTCCGTCATCTCAATCAGTGCCTTGAGTGCCGCGCCTGCGAGGCTGCCTGCCCTTCCTTGGTCCACTTTGGCACCCTGATGGACGGCGCGCGCGTGCTAAGGCAGGTGCAAGCCCCCTGGTGGCGACGCTGGCCGCGACAGGCCGTCTTGAGTGTTCTGAGCCAGCCGCGCTGGCTGAAACTGCTCGCGCCGCTGGGGCCAGTCGCGCGCCTAACCCGCCATGGCTGGCCGCTGCTAGCTCGCTGGCCGCGGTTGGCTTTGCTACAGCGCCTTGGCAGCGCCCTGCACACACCACGCCAGACGGAAAACGCCTTGAACATTTTCGATTCCAGGCCAGGCGCGGCGGCGCCCGATCCGACTCCGGATCCGGCGCCCGATCCGGCGCCCGATCCGGCTCCGGCACCGGGCACTGACGACACCCAGCTGGGCTTGTTTCTCGGCTGCATTGCGCGCGGCACCCAGGGCCCCACCATCGACGCCGCGCGGCGGCTGCTGGCGCGGTTAAGAATCGCCTATCAGGAACCAGCCGCGCAGGGTTGTTGTGGCGCCCTGCTGCGCCATCAGGGCTTCGCCGTTGCGGCCGAGCACCAGCGCGCACGCAACATTGATGCCTTCAGCGGCCTGACGCTGCTTGGCTTTGCCAGTGCCTGTGTGCTGGAATTACAGGCGAACAAGGCGCTGGATGCACGCGAGATCTGCCAATTTCTGGCCGACTCACCGGCGCTGGACCAAGCCGCGCTTCTCCCCTTGCCAGCGCGCGTGCTGGTGCATGAGCCCTGCTCGCAGCGTCTGTTGCCGGGCGGAGCCAGCGCGGTTTACCGGCTGCTCGGGCGAATTCCCGAGCTTGATGTGCAGCCCCTGCCGGGCAACGACAGCTGCTGTGGCGCGGCCGGAATCTATCTGCTGGAGCATCCGCGCACCGCGCTGGCCCTGCTCGGGCCCAAGCTCGAGGCGCTGCGCCACCTGCGTCCAGATTATCTGGTCACCACCAACAGCGGCTGCGCTCTGCATCTGGCCGGCGGCCTGGCGGCCGCGGGTCTTGATATCCCGGTGCTGCACCCGATTGAACTGCTGGAGCAACAGCTCCGGCCCGAGACACACAGCCACCCAAAAGAGCACCTAATATCCGCATCATGA